The nucleotide sequence AGCGTGAGGGCATAGCCCGCCGCCACCTCCTCCGGCTCCCCTAGGGTGAGGTTGGTGACCACCGGCTGCACCAGCCCCTCCAGCACCTCCTCCCCCCCGCGGCGCAGGGCGAAATCCGCCGCGCTCTCGCCGTCCAGGTCCAGGGTCTTCTCCGGGGCCAGCAGGTCATAGTCCCTTCTGCGCTTAAGGAAGGCGGGCATGAACCTCGCCATCTGCGCCAGCCCCGCCGGCGTGAACCCCTGGGAGTTCATGAGCAGGCGGCGGTGGCGCCACAGCACCCTCGGGTCGCTGTCTATGACCCCGGTGTAGAACCTGCCGCGCTTGTAGTTGGCGGCCTTGAAAAGGTAGCCGCGCAGCTCGCCCTCCAGGCCGAGGTCGCGGGCGAGCTCCGCGGCGGCCGGGCTTTCCCGGAAAAAGAACTGCGCCCCCAGATCGAGGGCATACCCGTTCCTCCACGCGCCGGCGATGCGTCCGCCCGCCGCACTCTCCCTCTCCGGCGCCGTGACCTCCACTCCCGCCCTGTCCAGTGCGTGCAGGGCCGCGAGCCCCGCGGTCCCAGCTCCCACGACGATGGCCTTCATCTCCTTCCTCCCGCCTGGCTCCGTCACGCGAACCTGTACACCACCCCCGACCCGCCTGGCGGATAGGTGAAATCGATGGCCCCGGACTCGCAGGCGATGAAGCAGCTCCCGCACTCCATGCACTTCTCGCGGTAATCCGGCTCCAGCCGGGCGCGGCCCTCGCGCATCTTCCACAGGTCCATGGGGCAGATGACCACGCAGCCCGTGCAGCCCGTGCACTTCTCGGCGTCGAAGAAGATGAAGTCGTGCGGCGCGGGGACGATCTCGCTGAGGGCGAACTTGTCCAGCTCCCCGCCCCGGTCTTTCTTCCGGCTCATACTTCCACCTCCCCTCCCGTCATCTGCGAGACCATGGCCGCGACCCCTTTGACCATCTCTATACACTTGCGCAGGCTATCCCCTCCCGTCTCCAGGAGGATGGGGGCGTAAACCCTCAACATGCCCATGAGCAGGGGCAGGTTCTCCAGGAGGATGGGGAAGAGCCGATTGATGCTCACCGCCTTGGGCTCCTGGCAGTTCCAGAGCATGTTGTTGCTCAGGTCCACCAGCAGGTCGGTGGCCTCGTCGAAGATCACCGGGTCCCCCAGCATCTCGAAGAGCTGGCGCAGCTGCACCCCGGCGATGAACTCCTGCCCCACCGGGCTCTCCTCCAGGCGGTCGCAGTAGCGCTGCAGGGAGGAGGCGGAGGTGTCGCCCTCTTGCAGGGCCTCGTGGGCCACCTCCGCCGCCAGGCGCCCCGAGTACATGGCCTGCCACACCCCCTCCGCCCACAGGGGCTCGGGCACCCCCGCCGCGTCTCCCACCAGCATGAAACCGCCGGTGTAGATGCGCCGGTTGAACTGGTCCATCCAGGGCAGCATGTGGGCCTGCCATTCCCGGGGACGGGCGTCGAGGGCGGTGTACTGCCTCTGGATGGGAGGGCAGTTTATCATCTGCAGTACCTCCTTGGCGGGATTGATGCGTTTGCGCACCGCCCTGGACACCAGGCTGTTGGTCACCCCGGGTCCCCCCACGTGCACGCCGTCGGCCATGACGATGAGGTAGAGCCCGCCGAAGCCGGGGGCGAAGTAGGTCTGGAAGCAGTTCTCGTGGATGACCGCGTCCGCCCTCTCCCTGGGCACGGCGTAGTCCACGGTGCACAGCGAGACCACCTCGTCGCGCCCGAACTTCTCCCGCAGGCCCGCCAGGCGTGCGGTCATGGACATCACCCCGTCCGCCCCGATGACCACCGGGGCGCGGTACTCCTCGCCCCCCTCGGTACGCACGCCGCAGATCTTTCCTCCCTCCCGGACCATCCCCGTCACCAGGGTCTTGAGCTTGAGCTCCGCCCCCTTCTGCACCGCGCGCTCCGCCAAGTAGCGGTCCAGCTCGGGCCGGTACATGGTCTTCACGAAGTAGTCGCGTCCCTCGGGATAGCTTATGCGCCGCGAGGTGGTGGTGATCATGCTGAACTTCTCCTCCATCTCCGGAGGCGGGGAGAGGAAATGCGCTTGGGTCCTCCAACCGATGCGCATGGAAGGATATTCCACTTCCTTGAGGAAGGGGAAGTCCCTCTCTCCCTTGGAGGAAAAGGCGAAGCCCGAGGCGTTCTTCTCCCCCGGTTAGTTGGCCCGCTCCAGCATCAGCGCTTTCATGCCCAGCTCCGCGCCGGTCATGGCCGCCACGCTTCC is from Actinomycetota bacterium and encodes:
- a CDS encoding FAD-dependent oxidoreductase; the protein is MKAIVVGAGTAGLAALHALDRAGVEVTAPERESAAGGRIAGAWRNGYALDLGAQFFFRESPAAAELARDLGLEGELRGYLFKAANYKRGRFYTGVIDSDPRVLWRHRRLLMNSQGFTPAGLAQMARFMPAFLKRRRDYDLLAPEKTLDLDGESAADFALRRGGEEVLEGLVQPVVTNLTLGEPEEVAAGYALTLLWNILHGVFTFRRGLGDLGLAPRGRAPGEVEDWNPCQAHRGRGRQGPGGGDGRGLCGRGRGGLRHHRHHRPRAHAGPARFPAGPAGEGAL
- a CDS encoding 4Fe-4S binding protein — encoded protein: MSRKKDRGGELDKFALSEIVPAPHDFIFFDAEKCTGCTGCVVICPMDLWKMREGRARLEPDYREKCMECGSCFIACESGAIDFTYPPGGSGVVYRFA
- a CDS encoding NAD(P)/FAD-dependent oxidoreductase; the encoded protein is MEEKFSMITTTSRRISYPEGRDYFVKTMYRPELDRYLAERAVQKGAELKLKTLVTGMVREGGKICGVRTEGGEEYRAPVVIGADGVMSMTARLAGLREKFGRDEVVSLCTVDYAVPRERADAVIHENCFQTYFAPGFGGLYLIVMADGVHVGGPGVTNSLVSRAVRKRINPAKEVLQMINCPPIQRQYTALDARPREWQAHMLPWMDQFNRRIYTGGFMLVGDAAGVPEPLWAEGVWQAMYSGRLAAEVAHEALQEGDTSASSLQRYCDRLEESPVGQEFIAGVQLRQLFEMLGDPVIFDEATDLLVDLSNNMLWNCQEPKAVSINRLFPILLENLPLLMGMLRVYAPILLETGGDSLRKCIEMVKGVAAMVSQMTGGEVEV